A stretch of Brassica napus cultivar Da-Ae chromosome C6, Da-Ae, whole genome shotgun sequence DNA encodes these proteins:
- the LOC106406783 gene encoding carbamoyl-phosphate synthase small chain, chloroplastic isoform X2 has protein sequence MAATTMTTTLGFVLPTGLSPRRGGLRVSIVRCSASSLTTSTGSTASVEKPWSSYDARLVLEDGSVWPAKSFGAPGTRVAELVFNTSLTGYQEILTDPSYAGQFVLMTNPQIGNTGVNLDDEESKQCFLAGLVIRSLSISTSNWRCTKTLADYLTERNLMGIYDLDTRAITRRLREEGSLNGVLSTEQTKTDEELLHMSRSWDIVGIDLISDVSCKSPYEWVDKTDPEWDFNTNTRDGKPYRVIAYDFGIKHNILRRLSSYGCQTTVVPSTFPASEALKMNPDGILFSNGPGDPSAVPYAVETVKELLGKVPVYGICMGHQLLGQALGGKTYKMKFGHHGGNHPVRNNRTGQVEISAQNHNYAVDPASLPGGVEVTHVNLNDGSCAGLSFPAMNVMSLQYHPEASPGPHDSDNAFREFIELMKRSKQSS, from the exons ATGGCGGCTACGACGATGACGACTACTCTGGGGTTTGTTTTGCCGACGGGTTTATCTCCCCGTCGCGGTGGATTAAGGGTTTCTATCGTCCGATGTTCCGCTTCTTCTCTCACTACATCCACCGGCTCCACCGCCTCTG TGGAGAAGCCGTGGAGTTCGTATGACGCTAGGCTTGTGTTAGAAGACGGTTCTGTATGGCCTGCTAAGTCCTTTGGTGCTCCTGGAACCCGTGTTGCTGAATTGGTCTTTAACACCTCCTTGACAGG GTATCAAGAGATTCTGACTGATCCTAGTTATGCTGGGCAGTTTGTGCTAATGACAAACCCACAAATTGGTAACACCGGTGTCAATCTCG ATGATGAAGAATCTAAACAATGCTTCCTTGCTGGCTTGGTGATTAGAAGTCTAAGCATCAG TACCTCGAACTGGAGATGCACAAAGACACTTGCTGACTATCTAACCGAGAGGAACCTCATGGGAATCT ATGATCTTGACACTCGTGCAATAACTCGTCGATTAAGAGAAGAAGGTAGTCTAAACGGTGTGCTCAGCACAGAACAAACCAAAACAGACGAAGAGCTTCTGCACATGTCCCGTTCATGGGATATCGTAG GTATTGATCTAATAAGTGATGTCTCCTGCAAATCTCCCTACGAGTGGGTCGACAAAACAGACCCTGAATGGGATTTTAATACTAATACACGCGATGGGAAGCCCTACCGA GTTATTGCGTACGATTTTGGCATCAAGCATAACATCCTAAGACGCCTGTCCTCTTACGGATGCCAAACCACCGTTGTTCCGTCGACATTTCCAGCTTCCGAGGCTCTTAAAATGAATCCAGACGGGATTTTGTTCAGCAACGGACCTGGAGACCCTTCTGCTGTTCCGTATGCTGTGGAGACGGTCAAAGAGCTTCTCGGTAAAGTTCCTGTTTACGGGATCTGTATGGGTCATCAGTTGCTGGGACAGGCTTTGGGTGGTAAAACCTATAAGATGAAGTTTGGTCATCATGGAGGCAACCACCCGGTTCGTAATAACAGAACTGGCCAAGTGGAGATCAGTGCTCAG AACCACAACTATGCGGTTGACCCAGCTTCACTTCCCGGAGGGGTAGAAGTGACACATGTCAATCTCAATGATGGAAGCTGTGCGGGTCTATCTTTCCCGGCCATGAATGTCATGTCTCTCCAGTACCACCCTGAAGCCTCCCCTGGACCTCACGACTCTGACAACG CGTTTAGAGAGTTCATAGAGCTTATGAAGAGGTCGAAGCAAAGCTCCTAA
- the LOC106406783 gene encoding carbamoyl-phosphate synthase small chain, chloroplastic isoform X1: MAATTMTTTLGFVLPTGLSPRRGGLRVSIVRCSASSLTTSTGSTASGIVEKPWSSYDARLVLEDGSVWPAKSFGAPGTRVAELVFNTSLTGYQEILTDPSYAGQFVLMTNPQIGNTGVNLDDEESKQCFLAGLVIRSLSISTSNWRCTKTLADYLTERNLMGIYDLDTRAITRRLREEGSLNGVLSTEQTKTDEELLHMSRSWDIVGIDLISDVSCKSPYEWVDKTDPEWDFNTNTRDGKPYRVIAYDFGIKHNILRRLSSYGCQTTVVPSTFPASEALKMNPDGILFSNGPGDPSAVPYAVETVKELLGKVPVYGICMGHQLLGQALGGKTYKMKFGHHGGNHPVRNNRTGQVEISAQNHNYAVDPASLPGGVEVTHVNLNDGSCAGLSFPAMNVMSLQYHPEASPGPHDSDNAFREFIELMKRSKQSS; this comes from the exons ATGGCGGCTACGACGATGACGACTACTCTGGGGTTTGTTTTGCCGACGGGTTTATCTCCCCGTCGCGGTGGATTAAGGGTTTCTATCGTCCGATGTTCCGCTTCTTCTCTCACTACATCCACCGGCTCCACCGCCTCTG GTATAGTGGAGAAGCCGTGGAGTTCGTATGACGCTAGGCTTGTGTTAGAAGACGGTTCTGTATGGCCTGCTAAGTCCTTTGGTGCTCCTGGAACCCGTGTTGCTGAATTGGTCTTTAACACCTCCTTGACAGG GTATCAAGAGATTCTGACTGATCCTAGTTATGCTGGGCAGTTTGTGCTAATGACAAACCCACAAATTGGTAACACCGGTGTCAATCTCG ATGATGAAGAATCTAAACAATGCTTCCTTGCTGGCTTGGTGATTAGAAGTCTAAGCATCAG TACCTCGAACTGGAGATGCACAAAGACACTTGCTGACTATCTAACCGAGAGGAACCTCATGGGAATCT ATGATCTTGACACTCGTGCAATAACTCGTCGATTAAGAGAAGAAGGTAGTCTAAACGGTGTGCTCAGCACAGAACAAACCAAAACAGACGAAGAGCTTCTGCACATGTCCCGTTCATGGGATATCGTAG GTATTGATCTAATAAGTGATGTCTCCTGCAAATCTCCCTACGAGTGGGTCGACAAAACAGACCCTGAATGGGATTTTAATACTAATACACGCGATGGGAAGCCCTACCGA GTTATTGCGTACGATTTTGGCATCAAGCATAACATCCTAAGACGCCTGTCCTCTTACGGATGCCAAACCACCGTTGTTCCGTCGACATTTCCAGCTTCCGAGGCTCTTAAAATGAATCCAGACGGGATTTTGTTCAGCAACGGACCTGGAGACCCTTCTGCTGTTCCGTATGCTGTGGAGACGGTCAAAGAGCTTCTCGGTAAAGTTCCTGTTTACGGGATCTGTATGGGTCATCAGTTGCTGGGACAGGCTTTGGGTGGTAAAACCTATAAGATGAAGTTTGGTCATCATGGAGGCAACCACCCGGTTCGTAATAACAGAACTGGCCAAGTGGAGATCAGTGCTCAG AACCACAACTATGCGGTTGACCCAGCTTCACTTCCCGGAGGGGTAGAAGTGACACATGTCAATCTCAATGATGGAAGCTGTGCGGGTCTATCTTTCCCGGCCATGAATGTCATGTCTCTCCAGTACCACCCTGAAGCCTCCCCTGGACCTCACGACTCTGACAACG CGTTTAGAGAGTTCATAGAGCTTATGAAGAGGTCGAAGCAAAGCTCCTAA
- the LOC125588872 gene encoding LEAF RUST 10 DISEASE-RESISTANCE LOCUS RECEPTOR-LIKE PROTEIN KINASE-like 1.4 yields the protein MIDLFLSPTKSMFHIIIIWMLFVTPSFVFSADDKLHRLCSQPFPCGNQNGLLYPFWIAGREDCGHPEFKVNCSGGFAELSISSVKFRILEANYDSRIIRLARSDYIGDLCPTDTSDMPFNQSVLPLAPSTELLTIYYHCSQDFSQYVPTYFGAFACGGGDDDDKKNYYVTRNLSSPQLQAISPVLTNLSVFCDKNVSIPASGPAVNTQALNSSTDNLKKALEEGFELGLNQDCSICLTSGGACGYNRSSSGFICYNIEKANNRSRNNGKIYFLHVLTSIVDVFRKYHRFLIMKALFFFSVLGIGIASVLVLLFLTAGCALCLIRRRKIQAAQYTNKDLPITSYSSKEASSHPTPKTISSRSNHALIPSISNITNASTYFGVQVFSYEELEEATENFSRELGNGGFGTVYYGVLKDGRAVAVKRLYEKSLQRVEQFKNEIDILKSLKHTNLVILYGCTSRHSAELLLVYEYISNGTLADHLHGDRAETRPICWPVRLNIAIETASALSFLHKSGIIHRDVKTANILLDENSTVKVADFGLSRLFSTDQTHVSTMPQGTPGYVDPEYYQCYRLNEKSDVYSFGVVLTELISSKKAVDITRQRHDINLANMVVSKIKNNAVHELVDPSLGFEKDPEVKRMMISVAELAFRCLQQEREGRPWMDEIVEILKGIKGEKAGKLPDVVDIKVSRGDDAGILSHSDPPPVSPDTEKCTSSSDTAACSF from the exons ATGATCGATCTGTTTCTATCCCCCACAAAATCTATGTTCCATATAATCATCATATGGATGCTCTTTGTGACaccttcttttgttttctcagCTGATGATAAGCTTCACAGACTCTGCAGTCAACCGTTTCCCTGCGGCAATCAAAACGGTCTACTGTATCCTTTCTGGATAGCTGGCAGGGAAGACTGTGGCCACCCTGAGTTCAAAGTCAACTGTAGTGGTGGATTCGCAGAGCTAAGTATCTCCTCCGTGAAGTTTAGAATCTTAGAGGCGAACTATGACTCTCGTATCATAAGACTGGCAAGATCGGATTATATTGGCGATCTTTGTCCCACAGATACTTCAGATATGCCATTCAACCAAAGCGTCCTTCCACTTGCTCCTAGCACCGAGTTGCTCACAATTTATTACCACTGCAGCCAAGACTTTTCACAGTATGTTCCTACTTATTTTGGAGCCTTTGcttgtggtggtggtgatgatgatgacaaaaaaaattattacgtGACAAGAAACCTCTCGTCCCCTCAGCTTCAAGCGATAAGTCCTGTTTTAACCAACCTCAGCGTATTTTGCGATAAAAACGTCAGTATTCCTGCATCTGGGCCCGCGGTGAACACGCAAGCGTTGAATTCAAGTACAGATAATCTAAAGAAGGCTCTTGAAGAAGGTTTCGAGCTTGGACTTAACCAAGATTGTTCGATCTGCTTAACCTCTGGGGGTGCTTGTGGGTATAATCGGAGCTCAAGTGGATTCATCTGCTATAATATAGAAAAGGCCAATAACCGTAGTAGAAACAACGGTAAGATTTATTTCCTACATGTTCTAACTTCTATAGTAGATGTCTTTCGCAAGTACCACCGTTT TCTTATTATGAAagccttgttttttttttctgtcctAGGAATCGGGATTGCTTCTGTATTAGTGCTGTTATTTCTGACAGCCGGATGCGCGCTCTGTCTAATCAGACGGCGGAAGATACAAGCAGCTCAATACACAAACAAAGACTTGCCAATAACGTCTTATTCAAGCAAAGAAGCCTCAAGCCATCCAACTCCCAAAACAATCTCAAGCCGTAGCAATCACGCTCTTATCCCTTCAATCTCTAACATCACAAACGCAAGCACCTACTTTGGAGTCCAAGTTTTCAGCTACGAAGAACTCGAGGAAGCCACTGAGAATTTCTCTAGAGAGCTTGGAAACGGCGGCTTCGGTACAGTCTATTACG GCGTGTTGAAAGATGGACGAGCTGTAGCAGTGAAACGACTATATGAAAAATCTCTTCAACGCGTTGAACAGTTCAAGAACGAGATCGACATCTTGAAATCCTTGAAACATACAAACCTCGTTATTCTCTACGGATGCACATCGAGACACAGCGCAGAGCTTTTGCTTGTCTACGAGTATATATCAAATGGAACTCTGGCCGACCATCTTCACGGTGATCGTGCTGAAACCCGTCCTATTTGTTGGCCAGTTCGTTTAAACATAGCAATCGAAACCGCAAGTGCTTTATCCTTCCTCCATAAATCAG GGATCATACATAGGGACGTGAAGACAGCAAACATTCTTCTAGACGAGAACTCCACGGTGAAAGTAGCTGATTTCGGACTCTCACGGTTGTTTTCAACAGACCAAACTCACGTCTCCACCATGCCGCAAGGCACTCCAGGATATGTAGATCCAGAGTATTACCAGTGTTACCGTCTAAACGAGAAGAGTGACGTGTACAGCTTTGGAGTCGTACTCACCGAGCTCATCTCTTCTAAAAAAGCCGTGGATATCACAAGACAACGTCACGATATCAACTTAGCGAACATGGTCGTTTCCAAGATCAAGAACAATGCGGTGCATGAACTTGTCGATCCGAGTCTTGGATTCGAGAAGGATCCAGAAGTGAAGCGTATGATGATTTCGGTGGCTGAGCTTGCGTTCCGATGTTTGCAACAGGAGAGGGAAGGTAGGCCGTGGATGGATGAGATTGTGGAGATTTTGAAAGGGATCAAGGGGGAGAAGGCCGGGAAGTTACCAGATGTGGTGGATATTAAGGTAAGCAGAGGAGATGACGCTGGAATACTGAGTCATAGTGATCCTCCGCCGGTTTCGCCGGATACTGAGAAGTGTACTAGCAGTTCGGATACGGCTGCTTGTTCATTTTGA
- the LOC106402357 gene encoding uncharacterized protein LOC106402357, whose product MSLQKFKLLATHCGTVAESPTRSPVVHLRRRKTLRLLLTRSSDRWRSPEIQNNADESTGSDGARGLSGKRDKIRSRRKLRELFVSSPPVEEGQRGGGDAGNEMERALPVNGVYTSGGIGEESTGRRMGLNGATRPMLSGTLRCRLLRRAWRPVLVTIPEQ is encoded by the coding sequence ATGTCTCTCCAGAAATTCAAGCTCCTCGCCACTCACTGCGGCACCGTCGCTGAGAGTCCAACGCGCAGCCCGGTCGTCCACCTCCGCCGCCGTAAAACGCTGCGTTTGTTACTCACCCGTTCATCAGATCGGTGGCGATCACCGGAGATCCAAAATAACGCCGACGAATCGACGGGATCCGACGGTGCCAGGGGCTTATCCGGGAAGAGAGATAAGATCCGATCTCGGCGGAAGCTGAGAGAGCTTTTTGTCTCTTCACCTCCGGTGGAGGAAGGCCAACGTGGCGGCGGCGATGCAGGGAATGAAATGGAGAGGGCGTTACCGGTTAACGGCGTTTATACTAGCGGAGGTATTGGAGAAGAGTCAACGGGTCGACGTATGGGCCTTAACGGCGCAACGAGGCCCATGTTATCTGGCACACTTCGATGTCGATTACTCCGAAGAGCTTGGCGCCCCGTTCTTGTAACTATTCCTGAACAATAA
- the LOC125588874 gene encoding LEAF RUST 10 DISEASE-RESISTANCE LOCUS RECEPTOR-LIKE PROTEIN KINASE-like 2.8 translates to MYNLLNSFLFYFFLFSLFHHLPCALSQQDHTLCETMFHCGNITAGFPFSGGSRHESCGHSLLKLRCSKNTTSLIISNHPYEVLHIDEASKTLRLAIADLRDSFCNATFADATLPPEIFELSQMYKNLTVFHHCNSKLPYRSSYTCPGIGPIVVSETRDRDFHDSCGECFTVIVPKSFVPEEKELNMTNLESVLSKGFEVKVKIDEKACQECSSNHGTHQPSGMFLI, encoded by the coding sequence ATGTACAATCTCCTCAATTCATTTCTGTTTTATTTCTTCCTCTTTTCCTTATTTCACCATCTTCCTTGTGCTCTAAGTCAACAAGATCATACGTTATGTGAGACTATGTTTCACTGTGGGAACATCACAGCTGGTTTCCCCTTCTCAGGTGGGAGCCGTCACGAAAGTTGCGGTCATTCATTGCTCAAGCTTCGCTGCAGCAAAAACACAACGTCTTTAATCATCTCAAACCATCCGTACGAGGTTCTCCACATAGATGAAGCATCTAAAACTCTTAGACTTGCCATAGCAGATCTTCGAGATTCCTTTTGCAACGCTACATTCGCAGATGCAACCTTGCCTCCCGAAATATTTGAGCTTTCGCAGATGTACAAGAACCTCACTGTTTTCCACCACTGCAACTCTAAGCTTCCTTACCGTTCGAGTTATACATGTCCTGGTATAGGTCCTATCGTAGTGTCTGAAACCCGTGACCGTGATTTTCATGACTCCTGCGGTGAATGTTTCACAGTTATCGTTCCTAAGAGCTTTGTTCCGGAAGAGAAAGAGTTGAACATGACTAATTTGGAAAGTGTTTTAAGTAAAGGATTTGAGGTGAAGGTGAAGATTGATGAGAAAGCGTGTCAAGAATGTTCATCCAATCATGGAACCCATCAACCTAGTGGTATGTTTCTTATATAA